tattttttttactgtttatctCATAAGCATTTAAAAATCGAACTGCTTCTACAATATGTGACCATCTATTTAATATGGTAACTCTGTTCTGCGATAGTGTTTTTATTACACATTTGACTCCACAGTGAAATGCTTCGtactgaaaattattatttattttcagaacaAATAATGGCACACCGGTGTTATGAAAGAACTCTAATGATTGAATAAATACTTGATTGTCTGTTTTAGTGTTAAATAATAGATCAATCCCATTAAAGTTGTAACTTTCTATGTTCGTTTTCAGatcattaaatgattttataacgTCTTTTATATTGAAAGCTGATAATTCGTCAGGTTGAACATTTCTAGATTCAGCACGTGATCTTAAAGTAGTTCTAGGACAACCAGATGGTGAAGGTATTACACTTGGTTTCACACACGTAAATACAGATGGAGGATCACGAGGTCTTTCTTTTCCATAGTCTTTTGTTAAAACGTATCCAACAGGCCAGTGCCTTTCACAAACTACGGTGTCTTTTTTATCTGGTATATTTTCTCTTGGTATAACTGCCAACCACCTTTTTCTTTCTTCTGGTATTCGAGGAAGacgaaaagttttttctttggaACTTTGATCATAATTTCCATTACAATTAGTGACACAGCATTTACGACCCAtgtttaatacaaatttaaatttttaactaaataaataaatagcaagAGCTTCGACGCTTAACAGAAAATATGGTTTCACAAATGTTCGCCTCCAATTTATGACGTCATCCGCACGATGAATAGGCCTGTTATAAAGTACGCCATGACATATATAGATCTTTTCAAGTTTACTTTCACACATCTTTTTTTgtctatttctttaaattaacaacagaTAAAAACTCTATTACCATAtaaatttcattgaaattttGAGATTTTACGAGTGAAAATTATCTTGATCAAACAGATTTCGATACCTTTCAAATGCTCAGAAGagtactaaattaaaatttctgtGTTGACATTAACACAAGATTGTATTGATAAACTTAGTTTATCAATATTCTGAAATATATTTCGTAAATCCATAGTCATaagaatatatttcttttttgctGCTCTgcttgttttgaatttaattaaacttttcaacAAAAGCGCACTTGCctctttttcaaaatcagcgAATCAGATTACTAATATTTCGGCCTATTTTGAACCTGAAAAAGACTTTCAAAATATGCGTCCGGTTTTTGCGGTTTAATGTAGTTTTACtaaatagtatttaattaattttattttaaatcttgtacaataactattaaaaagtttctaattttaaaaaattacttgaaaaatataaaaaagagataGTGTCACCTTAGCCAAATGGttctataaactaaaaaataaataaccaaaaagataaaaaatcgTATATATcttgttataacttttaaagtaaatacGATATACAAAATTGTCACATAATCTAGCTACatcatttaaactaaaatagcaaacaatattgttctaatatataataaatataatttaattgtagagaattttttttacaataaaaattgaattgaagAAAATAAGCTATCAAGTTAATATAACGAAATAATATGCTAATGTCAATTTTCTACATATAAaaagttctaataaaattttttatgaactttgtcttgttgatttttatataacgcATAACCTACAATAATAACTATTTGCGtacatagaaaaaaagtaaaatagctAGATGAAACGCAACTTGGACAAGACTTTTTGTTATCTTGAttctaaaaagtaaataaatatatatatatatatataatatgtatatatatatatatatatatatatatatatatatatatatatatatatatatatatatatatatatatatatatatatatatatatatatatatatatatatacacacacacacacacacacacacacatacactcaagtgtgtatatatatgaataaagaaaataCATTTATCTTAACatgtataatattgtataattaaaagagtgctcaatagatAAACTAGAGCTATATAGCATATATGTTATTGTTACCTGCAGAACCAGGAATAAGCTAAATGCTTAtgtttacaatataatataatttaatttgcaACTCTGAGTTTCATGTGTTACCACAATCTTCAGGCAAGTAGTAAAATTTATATCGTAgcgaaattaaattttactatttgcCTAAAGATTGTGGTAAGTATCCAGTAGCATCCAGAaatatccagaaacattcagaagcatccagacgcatccgaAGCTTCCAAAAGCATCGaaaaaagcatctagaatcttccagaacaagTTCACataggttcattttactatatgaGAGACATGTAAatcgacatgtaattcagtcagcaTATGAAAGttaatcagtcagtattatcaagacagtttatcgaagtgagttttatcaaagtgttttatcgaagaacatcaatacaagaagtgaaatacaacaagtgtttcattacatcaatacagtccacatccaaccaagacgttgtgttccacagagcattattgtatcatcacaaggtaaatgtagcacggtaagccttgagatacgtgattatttatttttattatttttatgacttcaagtgcaaaaatggctcccgacagtcttggattggaactaagaaagaaaattattgtcgattacgtaagtggaatgtcacaaaaaagtatttgtgataaatatcgcgtgaaaaaatggaccgtatcaagactatgttccaaatatcgttttacggggaagttggcagcagatattaaaggtggaagaccgcgttccaccacttctagagaggattctatgatcgtcagatccgtcaagaaggatccatggatatcatcagtcgaaatacaaaagcaattagcgctgcctgtatcggaccgaacaatcagacgacgtgctgttgaagccatattgttttctcgacgctctgcaaagaaaccgctgatttcactaaaaagccagaagaaaagactcctgtttgctacatctcatattgactggagtctgcagaaatggcgaactgtcctgttcagtgatgaatcgaagttcaacatcattgggagcgatggcatttgccgtgtacgtcgaccggccagaaaacgcctcaatttacgttactgccataagaccgtgaagcatggtggaggcaatgtaatggtctaggggtgtttttctgctaacggtctaggtccaatacatcgaaacgatggaataatggcccgttttatgtataaaaatattctgaaagatgttatgctacctcatgctgaatggaatatgccaataaaatgggtttttcagcaagacaacgatccgaaacacactgcaaaagtagtcaagcagcggtttcaagacaaccacctatcggtgatggattggccgcctcaatctccggatcttaaccctatcgagaacctgtgggagatcgtcaactgcagaattaatcgtgaagatgttcgtaataaggatcaactgtttgaacaaatccaaaagtcCTGGGCAGCGATACCACAAAGTTTCAtcgatcacctgatcgaatctatgcctcgaagatgcaaggctgtaatcgacaacaaaggatttgccacgaaatattgatagcgaaatacagcttggtcaacattttgtcgagttgcacttgttttgtccagaaggaaatcaactttttttaatacttatgattaatttattaattttcgtgtacaaataatgaactttgtgatgaataaaacttgaagaactttgtctctaaacagttacatagatATTTCTctcaattgaaaaaatgcagcacttttatataaagaaactaaattagcattatttggttgcactcgttttgtccgatactgtatatatatatatatatatatatatatatatatatatatatatatatatatatatatatacatacacatgtatatatatatatatatatatatatatatatatatatatatatatatatatatatgtatatatatatatatatatatacacacacacatgtatatatatatatatatatatatacatacacatgtatatatatatatatatatatatatatatatatatatatatatatatatatacacacacatgtatatatatatatatatatatatatatatatatatatatatatatatatatatatatatatatatatatatatatatatatatatatatatatatatatatatatatatatacacacacacacacacacacacaaatatgcatacatacatcaTACATACACATGTATAAACTGTGGCAAGTCCTAAAATTTATCtaagtaataatataagttatttcCGGAAGAACTCTAAATAGAACAAGAAGTTGAAagttcatatattttataaaaaagaatatttttatgaaaaagatcAGAGCAAAGTTCTTTGTATCAGACATAAAAACGTGGCTGGTAGACTAAATATAAGGGGTGTATAATGAATCTTAGGTTTAAATGTTAGTATATAGTATTTACGCAAAGTTATCCAAGACAACTATTAATAAATACACATACTTTATGAGTTATGTTTACTTAATCTAATCTCTAAGTCTCAATATCATGTATAACCTAGAAAATTCTAGCGATGatcaaatttatattctaaaaaaatacgTATATAAAAAAGTGAGTTAAAAGGTGCGAGATAAAAACAAAGATGAgggaataaatataaaaatcaataataaatcaaaagaacAATAAAACTGCAAACttaatatacatacaaaaatgTGTGTTCTGTGAGGGTTCTATGTAGGAAAAAACTGTGCTAAGGgatggacaaaaaaaaaaacccccTTCCACCtcattagatatatattttcaatgtataaaattgcataaaattgGTTCTGATGACTAGGtttgttacatttaaattttcatttaaaattttaataaagttaaaaattaaagtacaCAGAAATAGATTGAAAAGCAGCAAGAGAAATAACAGTGTGAAATAATAGGTATAAAGGATGGCTTaacgataaaaaatttaagaaaaatgaaccaaaaatactccaacaacatttaaaatgaaCAGTGACATTCAAAATCATGCAGAATccacaaagataaaaaaattatagaatgCAAATATAGTATTTTGCCAATCAGAAGACAACCAAAAGTGTTATTGTTGCTGTTAGAAAACCAATGCTGATGGCCAGGAAAAGCTCACAAGATTAAGGTCGAGTAAGGAGAGAAACTGGTGGTCTTTGTAAAAATGAAAGCAGATAGTTTTCAATTAGTAAAGTAATTTTGAagtaataaatagaaaaagcaAAGTTCtagttaaaagatttaaaaaggtgTGAATGTTGGTATTCAAAACTTTAGATTTAAGGAGTAGGtgtgtataaaatttatagaggcCAAAACTAACCAACACATCTATATAGAGACACTATAAAACTGCTTGGTTTCACCAGTAAACATGCTGATTGATTAAAACAAATGgtgttttttcaattaattagtTTCAGCAGTAGACACGTTAATTGATTAAAACTAATGGTGTCAGTTTTAACTAGAAATGCTGCCTATCCAAAGAACTCATACATTCAATAAACAACTCATACATTCAAATGAATGAAATATACAAGGATGAAAAAAAGAGTAGATTTATTGTCCTAGCTAGCTTGATCATCAGATTTGTATCCAATCAAATTTATTTGGGGTTGGATTGACATTGTGATAGCCAAGGTCCGAATAAGATCCGGGCAATAATTAGATACCATTTGAAAAGTTCTGACCAAATTTGCAACAGTCGATGcaaataacacacacacacacacacacacacacacacacacacacacacacacacacacacacacacacacacacacacacacacacacacacacatgcacccacaaacacatacacacagatttatatactttatctaacacaattttttaagaatagaaaaagtagaacaacaaaataaaacaattttacctTTGATATTAAATGACCAACATTTTCTAATATTGTTCTTATATTTTGCTCTATCTGCTCCAGCTTTTTTACATCACTGTTGCTGATGCGagatctaaaaatattaaaaaaaaaaaaaaagacttgcaAAGGTTATGTTAAATATACTATACGTAAATAgaaattgatgaaatatttaatcCTTACGCAATATCTTTTACATATCTATGAACATCATTTTGTAAACTGACAATGTTTCCAATATCCTGTCGCATACTATAATCCACACTTCCTCCACTATTTTGTTGCTTACTTACAGCACTATGCAAGTTATTGACTTCCTGGGTCAGCTCACCTGTCTTACCATGCAATGCACGCATAATTTTGTGCATTTCTTGTTGTGCTTCATACATTAAACGCACATCACGCTCATAAACTgtttcatactattataaaaatattgaacaaatatattaaatatattaaccaaatatattaaacatgtaaagtattaaaaaaatgtaaaacacaGGAACAAAGTATTATTGCATGATAATTTGAGTCAACTTATCTACAaacattttacacaaaaaaaaagtattttaaaaccttttcttCTGCTGGTTTTTTATCAGGatgatcttttttaaactcttcCTTTTGAGTTTCAAGTTTTGAACTAAATTCACCATATTGTTCTTCATACTTTTTTCTATCAGCTTCATTAATACTCTTCTTTTTTTGCTAAACACAAAAGCAATACGATAAAAATTACCAAAGAATATTATAATCAatcattgcaaaaaaaaaaaaaaaaaaaaaaaccaatgttAACATACTTCCTCAGTAAGTGGGGGTGTAAGACTGTGGGTGAGAAACTTCAAAACGTCATGATCATCTAAAAATGAATGGTCTTAATACAACCCTATTactaaactattattattaacttaccTTTGCAGAAGTTTAGTATAGActaaaacagtaaataaaattatttataatatatatatatatataagcttatatacatataaataaatgtataatatataagcTTCCTTTCAATAAGGGTTTGTTAATAGATGACACTTTCCATGATGCTATCATTTCTTGTACCTAGGGCCGTATAGTTTGCTTGTACCTAGGACCATATGTGCATAAAGAATTTGCTTGATGAGGTAAATTGTTGAATTTTGATAagtgcagaatttttttttcttgcagtTATTGTTGGCactttttttcatcttatgCATAGACTTATTTATCAATTTTGCTCTGAACTATTagtcaattttgttatttaattaagtgTTGCAATTAAGTAACACTAGataaacttgtttaaaacaatttaaacaaagatttaacaaattaaacagattaaaacagattaaaaaatttttattcaaacttttatttttgtttatgtttgtttatttttgttgtcaATTTATATTGGAGTTAAACCTAATTTCCAGCGAGTGGCCCTAGATACAATAGCTAGTGGCCCTaagtacaattaaaaaaaagcttattgaaCCTTATGACACTAATTTTTAAACCCTTACCCATTCTATAccaattaacacaaaaaagttaattgataagcttgattttattcataaatttagacgcacaatcaaaaaagtcttataccttgttaattgatagttaattagtagtttttttccCATATTTCTCGTTAATCCTATTGATTTagtcaaaaaactttatataaatatgacttacctggaaATAGTTAAtcattacttaataaataaacaaaagttaaattagttttgcactaaaaagaCGCAAAAAATGGGCTTAAGACATATCACTCAAGatgaaagatggcaaattattgctcacatcaaagaaggaacccaaagtaataaagaaattgCCAAGTTAATTGGAGTTTCTGAGAACTGCATTGGGACAACGAAGCAAAACAAGGccaggtagacccttgtcaaccacCAGAAAGGATGATAGTGCCCTTTTTAGAGCTGTCCgagctaatccaagaattaattacaaagaattgaccacagaattcaatacaatgcgaaatacatctatttctcaaagcacagtccACCAgatacttatcaaatacaagattggagtctacTCTGCTTTAAAGAAACCACTCCtgcgtccatatgataaacaaagttataaaatatgataaacacattgttaaaaagttataaaatatgataaaagttatataaaatatgacaaagttataaaatatgataaacacATTGTTCTATTGTCTAAGACCTTCTTTCACAACACCATTTTAGTCCATATGACTAAAATAGTGTCGTGAAAGACGGTACTGGACAATAGAACAATGGAAAAACTTTATGTGGAGTGATGAAagtaactttgagcttatcaatcaCAAATTtaacataacagtcaaaagaatggctcatgaaaagtattacgccaggtacattagactaactgtacaaagtggaggaggctcgataggaatctggtcatgctttatttacaaaggtgttggtatgtACCAAACATACACCAGAAGAATCAACTGCAGAATATATGTAGAAATACTGGAAAACAACCTAACTCCATTaattgacctgcttatgctcaatgataaaccgtggaaacttcaacaagatggCGCTTCAACAAGATGGAATGACAGTGAATTggcaaaggttcaaatttccacacttggCCAGCTGAAGGACGTCCTTAAGGAGACCTGGTAAAGGGTCCCAGAAGCGATGtgcaaaaatcttgttgagtctatgcctagaagagttcttagttgtattaaagtaaaaagtggatagacaaaatattgattggttcataCGCCTCCTAATGTATCGTAAGAATAAGTTTACTGACAAAGTGAAAAAAGTTTTCACCTAACATTTCTAAACCCCCCACCCTCACTCTGCCCCTcttattatctaaaataatcaattattaaaaaattttcatgctTTTTCATgcatcaattattaaaaaaaattttcatgctgtcataaaatataaaagaaataataataataattttaactgcTGTCATGAATATTGACACCTACAGACTTAGTAAACTTACTAAACACCTACTAAACTTAAACATGAATACTTCAAGTAACTTGggcattaaaaaagttttaaagaagtcaatttgaaacaaacaaaaaaaatttaaaaataaacctcTGTTCTAAACACATTATGAACATATAAAAGACATGTACTAATTGAAcattttgtcagtttattaaTTCTTCCCCTATTGCATGTACACTCCCAGCATGTTCTCCCTATTTAAGTCAGTTAATGTATGTACACTATTCCTACTTAAACCAGTCAATGCATGCACATCAATTatcaatcaaaattaaaataacaaagataTGAGACTTATTACAACATAAATTTTACTGTAGTAATATCTAGTTGAAAATGCCAATGAGGTAAAATGATAATTTCATGTAGGAAAATACTATAATtgatattattgtaattatcaatattattattaataaaattatcactttttaaattaatttaaatagtgtaataattataaacataaaaattttaaataattattttaaactattatttttattatttaatgtaatatacttttcataatgtatatacaattcattaaatatttaattagatCCAGTTTGTATcaatatctatttttaaaaaaaattttaatttacctgCTAAACCACCAGTAGCTGCTGTAACACCAAAATAACCACTTTTTGGAAGTTTAACATTTTCTGCTCTCATGCAAAGCTCATAATCATCAGATTTTTCAGTCATGCCAGCATGataaaataccttaaaaaattatttttttattctttacctataaattttaaaactttgcataaaaataaaagaaagaaacttACTGTGAGCACATTATTATAATATCGAATTTTCGCACGAACTGGATATGGTCGATTCCTGAAGTCTCGCATACAGCCTCCAAGTTGTTGTTTGTTTCCATCTCTTAAAATAATTTGCAtaatagtatattattaaaaaagggaGAAAGAAGGTAATTTGCATAGCAATgctatatataacataatattatgtataacattaaaaaagagaagaaagaagataaagaaaagaaaaaagtcttcaggtttttgaaaaaagtgttgctttaatttttttttatgctgtaatcattttcatttagtaattcaaaaaataagtaACTTTTTGTTGCATGGAAACTTAAATACACTAAAGATTGTGCTGCTGTAACTGAATCATACattatattgaataaaacaagaagtttatttaattatttttttctaatttaagcCTTAAACTGAATTAGAAAACTAGTATTGAGTAAATAAAGCACAGAGCCACAAAGAAGccacaaaaactgaaaaaattaaacaacaaatatagATGTTCACAACTTGGCCTGACAACTCTAACCAACCCTCATAAACAATGTAATCtcataataaagtataaaattgatacTAGCATCAACATAAACAAAAGGCACTTTTCCCTAGACACAATTCTACCAAGAGCTAACCACATGGAGAGACTTTACTAAGACTTCAAATCATTACACTTGGTCAACAACCGCATCTAAAACAAatcgttatatttttttagactaaATTAACTTTGTTCCTGTGAagtgaataaaaatgatttgattaatTGAAAGATTTGATTTTGTTTCAATGATCTTGCCACACCAAACTAAAATACTTAATTGTTAAGACctttttaaatctctttttttttaaaagttatcattttttaataacaaaagaaaCAATACTAACAGACACATCCTTTtacttacaaataatatttaaaatgaggtTAACTTTTGCTTATTCTCTGcagttaaaactattttatatgattgtttatatatGGACACAAAAAATTagtgttttatagttttgaaaaaatcatatataatcAGGCTCGGAGCGTAGTGGCGTGCGATCGCTATTGCTATCGCTAAaaatgcaaatgattttttcttgttgacaacttgaccacgacagtagatgttttgatgatttaaacatttcagaaatgtGCTGAAAAAAGAAACGCTAAGGTAAACTGTTTAGCTTAGCTTAGcgtttagtttcttttttttaagtttgaaaactatgaaaaaaattgaaaaagaaaacaattcctcacgaaaaagaaaatatataagctttaaaataaaactcttttattttaaaattaaaataaaaattattaaaaattatttaaaaataataattaaaataaaactcttttattactttaaaataaaactagaggtgaaatttactttttgttacatttgtAATTACggttgaaattaatttttttttcttattctgatTTACTCCCAAAAAGGCTGTAAGCAACCACTTTAAGTTGGcagttactaaaaaaaaaaaaagaatatagttGAAGAGCAAGCAAATAGTTTACAGAAGACTcc
The nucleotide sequence above comes from Hydra vulgaris chromosome 09, alternate assembly HydraT2T_AEP. Encoded proteins:
- the LOC100211467 gene encoding protein ERGIC-53 isoform X2; translation: MAGHVAFLFLVIFFDAILADEGRHSRFEYKLSFKGPHIATKQGAVPFWAHYGSAIPSDEQIRITPSLKDQRGGLWTKTISSTEFWEVEVFFKISGRGRVGGDGLAVWFTETAGLPGPVFGSSDKWKGLGLFFDSFDNDGEQNNPYVMAMVNDGDVNYDHFKDGNKQQLGGCMRDFRNRPYPVRAKIRYYNNVLTVFYHAGMTEKSDDYELCMRAENVKLPKSGYFGVTAATGGLADDHDVLKFLTHSLTPPLTEEQKKKSINEADRKKYEEQYGEFSSKLETQKEEFKKDHPDKKPAEEKYETVYERDVRLMYEAQQEMHKIMRALHGKTGELTQEVNNLHSAVSKQQNSGGSVDYSMRQDIGNIVSLQNDVHRYVKDIASRISNSDVKKLEQIEQNIRTILENVGHLISKNQDNKKSCPSCVSSSYFTFFLCTQIVIIVGYALYKNQQDKVHKKFY